Within Quercus lobata isolate SW786 chromosome 5, ValleyOak3.0 Primary Assembly, whole genome shotgun sequence, the genomic segment ACATCTGTTCTCACTCTCACCCGTTCACCTTTGAAGTGGACATACTTCCATTTAGACTGGTACCTTTTAAGAACCAACATCTGCTTCTCTTCTTGTCCCAATTTCTGAAAGGCACGTGCGACTCTCCTGACAGTATCTTGATCTGGTTTTACACCCAACTCCTCCATGTCTGCAAAAAcctgaatttttaaaaaagaattaaagtttAGCATCATGAATAGAATCTGTGCAAGGTGTGATATTGCAAGTGTCATGGTATTCCTTTTACCTCTATTATCTTATCCTGTATGTTATGATGATCATACAAAGAAATCATCCTAGAAAACAACCGCTTTGAGATAGAGCGTGTATGTACATGCAAAATCATGTTCCACAAAGATTCAGCCTCATCTACTCTCTGATCCATATCAAATGCCAGTAGAAGGGTGTCATACGTTCCCATTGTTGCCCCTTGACCTTTGCTCAACATCCACTTGGCCACCTTACAGAAGATTAGTAATCATTATATGAGCTGTAATAAATCAcataattgatatatatattcatttaataTGATGATTATCAAGAAAGTAGCCTTAAGAGCATACAATCATTTGATTTATCTTCTGATGCAGGTGTATAAATTACTACATCTATAGGTGAAGCGGGATTCGAACTTTGGTTCCTCCAGTAGGAAGAACTGGGTAATGCCACAGAGCCACAAGACTCTTGGCATAACTGTCAgtgtttccttttcctttctttattacTGTCCTCTTGTCTTCCACCATGTTTGAGATTGGCAGCTTGATAGTGCAGTTACAATATTTGAATGGCAAAATCATCAGTGATACAACTCAGTTCTGTTCATCATCAACCTAGAACCACCTAGCCTAAGTCAATATCTAGTGAACTACGTAGCTATTGCTAAAGCAACACAAACCAACTCAGATTGAGAAGACATTAATTTATCAGGTCTCAGTTAGtgaattaaattcaataccTAAAGAAATAATAGACACTCGATTTAGGTATAATCCCATTAAGGCCATTACAGTCTACAAAATTTATCTAAATTCTTTATCCCAAGATAAAGACTATAAAAGAAAGGGCCAACCAAATAATTTGGGCAGTGGGAACCTTTAGTTATCATAGCCAATGGAACGAACCTTTTAATGGCTTTGCCTAACATAGAGGTCAGGCCATCCTGCACTTGGTACTACAGCGAGGAAACTTAGTTCATGCCGTCAATTATATCTGTTATTATGTTTACAAGCAAACAATAATGACTCAAGGGAGTCAGGCTGGTTGAGGTCTCTGCTCTAACCAGTCTGAACCGTACACCTTACTAAATGTAACTATATAGCTATTGCAAAATGAATTACAGTGACTGGAGCATCCCTCTAATGGAACATCATAATCTGCAATTGCAATATACTGATATAGTAACTGAGTTCATAGAGGTTGTAGCATGCCATTATAGATTAATTACAGCAGATGGTAAAGGAATAGGTGTTTCATACTTGAATTACTCGCTTCCATTGACTCCTCTTCCTTAAGATTCTTAAAGCCTTAGCTGCTGCGATCAATGGGAATTCTGTCTCCCAAGCAGTCCATTTATCTAATGCTCCATAAACAGATTCCTTCTCATTAGGAAGCCCAGAAACCTGTATTTCAAAATGTACATCCAACCAATTAAAGAAGTTATAGAAAAAATTTAACACTTACCCATCTAGTTCAATTACTAAAACTAGTAATTTTCCATCAACACCTAATAGCAGTGCTCTTAATTATCACATAAAAACatgacaaaaggaaaaaaacagaATCGAAATATAAGAAATGATCAATCAACATACAATTCTGACAAGATTAAGTGCCTTTTGCCCAGACCCAGCTGAATCTCTTCTCTTCCACAAGTGGTGTTCTCTCTTACCGGCCTTATTTATCATTTTCCTGTATTCAAGTGAAGAAATCTAGGTGAAGCAACTgtgaaaatctaaaaattaatcataCCCACGACAACTATTTTCCAAACAACAATGctaacatttttctttatttgtaagTTACACAGGCACCCAGTGAGTTTTGAACCGACAAAATCACCCTCCACACTTTCTCATGGGAGAAGGAAGTCTATTAGAACTAAAACTCATTAGCCAAAGAAAATAACCATGCTAACATTTCATTCAGAGTTAAAGTCAAGCAGAGGCACAGGCACAGCACAACCAAACATTTTTACACAATGAATCAAGATAATGGAAGTAAAACTGGCTTAAAAACAGAAACTGTTGATAAACATGAAGGAATAGAAATGGGGTGTACCTCTCAACAGCTTTAGAATTAGTTATCAGTTGTCCACTTTGATTAACGGAGCATTTGACTTGGGAATTCATTGTTGCCTACATGTTACAGGGGACAAATTTGAAGATATAAAAGATCAATAAATTAACAAACTAACTAACTCTAATTgaaatattcatttttaaaatataaatataaaaataaaaattggtgcTTGCCTTTGTAGTGAGGATAGTGGAGCTTGTAGTAGTGAAAAGGGTGCAATTTGAGAGCTTGAACCCCATCAACAACACCTCCACCTCAGTTTTCTTAACCTGATGAGACTGTACAATAAGTATTAAAGGCAacacaaagaagaaagaagaaaaagaaagaatttatAGTGACCCAACAAATCACCTGACTCGTTCCTAATGATAAGGAGGAGAATTGGCAACAAAATGAGTTTCTGCaaatcatcatcaacaacagcaAGCGAGTTCAACCCGAGAGCAAAACAGATGGGTATTTTTGAGAGGCGTGGATGATGAGGCCGAGCAATAAGCAGGTCCAGACCCAGAGGGTGTTGGCAGTGGCTTCGGGCCCTTGGGGGTGTGGGCTTGTTATGCTTGGGCCTATGGCACTAGATTGTTGTAGGCTCGCACTTATTTTTTCAGAAATCGGTAAGAAAGGCTTTGCACTTATTGTTTATTGCGTGCTCAGAAGCATGAATAGGATGATAAGAGTCGACCACCCATCGGAAGCCACCCATAGGCCGCCCATCGGAAGCCGCCACCACCGATCCGCCCATCACcatttgaacccaccactacCGAATCCATCATCAAATcacagcaacaaaaaaaaaaccactaagAGAGAGATCGGCTTGGCTTGATGCTCCGGCCTGGATTTCGTCGGAGAGTGAGGCAGAGACGTCGAGCAGAGGGAGAGCAGTGGCGGCGCCACATGGtgttcagggggttcaaatgaaacCCCtgacttgtgatttttttttttttttttttacatataacattttaaaatatttttgttttgaatagcttaaaataaaattttgaaccccTAAATTAAGtccaaagaaaaaatcaattcaatACTAAAATTTATCTTGGCCttcttaaacaaaaagaaaaaacccaacatcaaaccaatttgatataaaatctcaagaaaaaaaaaagtaagtccaacaacaaaaattagtaattcGTTGATTTTAAATCTCataaaaagacaattaaatgagctgtaaagtgtaaacactaaaagaaaattaagtgtGAGATAGTGGAAGTGGGATGTGAGACAGTGAAGAGtgaagacattttttttaatgattgtattGTTGCGTTGAATTCTTAATATAATAATGTAAAAAACACGACAAAATTCTTCTTAATGAATTACAAAAACCTGTAAATTGTCACAATTGAGttcaattgttaaataaaataattgaaaagagtaacaacaaaaactaataaataatgaattagagtattttaagtaataataattaaaattcacttaacaacaataactaataactttattatagtaatagagaatagataatttacaagatttaatcttagcaataataattaatattttaattatactaGGAAAACATATGCCCAATGAACTAATAAtttatctttaattcttttgctaatactatcaataaatttttgatAAGGAAGTCACATATACCGCAAGATTTTTCTCCTACCTAAGATTTATTATCTAAAAGAACTCAtgttgacttaaaaaaaaaaatctttctttgGATTATAGGTTACAAAAGATCTCATCAATATTATTATAATGatcaagatgaaaaaaaattatttactaagAGCTCCTTATCAACCTCTTCAACACGAATTTGAATgacccattaaaaaatattcttgGAGTCGCCattgaaggagagagagagagagagagagagagagagagagagagagcaagcaaatgagaaagagaggcagaaagaaaaaataagaagaaaacaaagaggcCCACTgtggtatttaaaaaaaaaatatatattttattgggtttggattttatttggGCAAAAATTGGGAATTAAGCTCATTTTCCCAattatatagttagtagatacggtctcaaaaatatatattttactaatatCTTGAATCTCAAATactcgattttggcctataaatcgagtctcaaaaacTCGGTTTCCATAGTTTGATCACCTttaatgtggcatttttttttccacgtggcattcacttggaaatcgagtatccaagactcgatttataaaccaaaaaaattttaagtctcAAGTCTCTTAAGTCTCAAGTCACTCACCTCACATCGCTGGGTCGCGTGGCCTGGGTTGCACTGCCTTAGTCGCGTGGCCTAGGCACACTGCCTAGCTTGGGCTGCCTGGGTCGCGTAGCCTAGGTTGCGTTGCTTGGGTTGCGCACCTGGGTCGCGCGGCCTAGGTCGCATTGCCTGGGTCGCGTGGCTTGGGTCACGGGGCCTGGGTTTGGCGTAATGGTGTGTTGGTGGTGTGGTCTTgagttagtaaaaaatatagtttgaaaacagtgcttactaattattttgtttggcAAACGATgttaatttccaattttggccTTTTATTTGAGTAtttaggtttcttttttttctttttcttttttttttttggtggtgaaaAGGATAATTGCATTAAACATTAACTAGCCAAAATGGCCAAGTAGCAGTGGTAAGTCTGCTATAATACAAGCCATTGTTGTCTGATATTACAAAAGAGTTTATAACATAAGAATGAGGAGTTTCAAACACCACAAAATCCTTATCTTGAGACAGACCCCTCCTAGCCAAGGCATTAGCACGAAAATTAGCCTCTCTAAACACATGCTGCACCCTGACCTGTTAGAAGCTGCTTAATAGTAACCTGTAGTGATTGAGAAGGGGAGAGAAGGGTTTGTTAGTCACTGATTCAGCTTGCAAAAGATTAACAATGATTTTTGCATCAAGTTCAACTTTTAACTTTCAGATTCCTAACTGTTTTGCCAGAGCCAGCCTGTCTCTAATGGCCTAACATTCTGCCATGACACTTGTAGCAACTCTTATAGATCTAGAAAATCCCTTCACCCATTTTCCAGAGCTATCACTTATGACACCACCTCCACCTGCCTTCCCCGAGTTACCTTGTGATGCCCTATCTGTATTTAGCTTTAGCCAGCCCCTAAGGGGTTTAATCCATCTAACTTGGATTGCAACCAAGTTATTTTGCTTTCTAATTTTCCCTACATAGTAGAAATACTCCAAGGCTTGGTTAATGCAGGATTTGTGAAGGGAGAGATCTGAGGGAGCATTTTCGAAACACATCTTGTTCTCGTGTTTCCAAAGAGACCAGATGGCAAAGGGAAATAGCATTTTCCACGGTATGAATGTCTGATGAGACTCTTGGCTTGTGTAATTGCCTTTAAGCCAATATGCCATATCAGTAACATCGGGCTGCCTCTAACCAGGGGGAATTTGTATTCTATCCTAGAAAATTCGGGCAAATTCACATTCACATAACATGTGGGTTATAGTCTCCTCCTGCCTCTGTAGACAGGACATAGGCTACGGCAATTAATTCCTCAAGAAGCCAAGATACCTCTCACTGGTACACTATTATGTAGACAAAGCCACAAGAAGTGGATTATTTTAGGGAGTGAATCAACTTTCCATATCCACACTCCACAGAAAGGAGAAACTTGAGAATGGTCCAAAGTGGCTAAGCGATAGGCAGAGTTAGTGGAGAACTCGCCATCCTTGGATGCATTCCATATAATAGAATCCTCACCCAAGCCAAACATTTGGATAGGGATAGCTTTAATACTATCCTTGATGTGCTGGGGTAATTCAAAGGAAAGTAAACTCCAATTCCACACATGATTTTGGTAAAAGTTAGCCACCTTCAAATCATTCTCTGTTGAAGGCAG encodes:
- the LOC115992739 gene encoding pentatricopeptide repeat-containing protein At4g18975, chloroplastic isoform X3, whose translation is MMICRNSFCCQFSSLSLGTSQSHQVKKTEVEVLLMGFKLSNCTLFTTTSSTILTTKATMNSQVKCSVNQSGQLITNSKAVERKMINKAGKREHHLWKRRDSAGSGQKALNLVRIVSGLPNEKESVYGALDKWTAWETEFPLIAAAKALRILRKRSQWKRVIQVAKWMLSKGQGATMGTYDTLLLAFDMDQRVDEAESLWNMILHVFADMEELGVKPDQDTVRRVARAFQKLGQEEKQMLVLKRYQSKWKYVHFKGERVRVRTDVCDEDNA
- the LOC115992739 gene encoding pentatricopeptide repeat-containing protein At4g18975, chloroplastic isoform X1 — translated: MMICRNSFCCQFSSLSLGTSQSHQVKKTEVEVLLMGFKLSNCTLFTTTSSTILTTKATMNSQVKCSVNQSGQLITNSKAVERKMINKAGKREHHLWKRRDSAGSGQKALNLVRIVSGLPNEKESVYGALDKWTAWETEFPLIAAAKALRILRKRSQWKRVIQVAKWMLSKGQGATMGTYDTLLLAFDMDQRVDEAESLWNMILHVHTRSISKRLFSRMISLYDHHNIQDKIIEVFADMEELGVKPDQDTVRRVARAFQKLGQEEKQMLVLKRYQSKWKYVHFKGERVRVRTDVCDEDNA
- the LOC115992739 gene encoding pentatricopeptide repeat-containing protein At4g18975, chloroplastic isoform X2; amino-acid sequence: MMICRNSFCCQFSSLSLGTSQVKKTEVEVLLMGFKLSNCTLFTTTSSTILTTKATMNSQVKCSVNQSGQLITNSKAVERKMINKAGKREHHLWKRRDSAGSGQKALNLVRIVSGLPNEKESVYGALDKWTAWETEFPLIAAAKALRILRKRSQWKRVIQVAKWMLSKGQGATMGTYDTLLLAFDMDQRVDEAESLWNMILHVHTRSISKRLFSRMISLYDHHNIQDKIIEVFADMEELGVKPDQDTVRRVARAFQKLGQEEKQMLVLKRYQSKWKYVHFKGERVRVRTDVCDEDNA